The proteins below come from a single Candidatus Didemnitutus sp. genomic window:
- a CDS encoding alpha-galactosidase codes for MPILVRAEYPIGDLLVRYVAPEDRPDAWGLQLLPLARARDAVAPREWLDSPAITQLPAQWNRSRAWEVDPLVHAHVSGDVLPGGFAHGRTLRHSATTASLAVREHSRAEVDGDVVLTTVLAAACGLVCRHALSVDPRTGVATVRVTAENPTNRPLTLDYLSAFSLGGLTPFAADDASGRLHMHRFRSAWSAEGRHEERTLEALHLERSWTGHGVRSERFGQAGSLPVNGWFPFVGLEDRAAGVTWAAQVATPGTWNLEIFRRADQVALSGGGPDRLAGEWRHPLAPGASVTAPEAFLTVAVGGVDEACDRLLNAARGRAEPLPTGEAELPVVFNEWCTSWGHPTHDSLVALADRLAGTGVRYLVIDDGWAERPGDQFQQNGDWRVNRRAFPGGLRATTAAIRARGLVPGLWFEFEAINLGSAAWHETSHQLHRDGVPLEVGPRRFWDFRDPWVHDFLAERVLARLRDDGFGYLKVDCNDSIGPGVDGPLSPGENLREHLAGVQRFFARLRRELPDLVIENCSSGGHRLEPSMMALTAMSSFSDAHETSDIPLIAANLNPLVWSAQKQIWAVLRAGDSPARLNYSLAATFLGRMCLSGDVGALDEARWARLAEAIAFYREVAPLIRDGVARCRRSTGESLARPTGNQVVTFTSSDGRRVLAVWHAFADAPAVLQLALPGARSWRVANAWGDAAPTMADAKTVSWHPSAEWVGGVILLHADVD; via the coding sequence ATGCCGATCCTCGTTCGCGCCGAATATCCCATCGGTGATCTTCTCGTGCGCTACGTCGCACCCGAGGACCGGCCGGATGCTTGGGGGCTGCAACTGCTGCCGCTCGCGCGCGCACGCGATGCGGTCGCGCCGCGCGAATGGCTCGATTCGCCCGCGATCACGCAACTCCCCGCGCAGTGGAACCGCTCGCGCGCCTGGGAAGTCGATCCGCTCGTGCACGCGCACGTCAGCGGTGACGTGTTGCCCGGCGGATTCGCCCACGGCCGCACGCTGCGGCACAGCGCGACCACGGCGAGCTTAGCCGTGCGCGAGCACAGCCGGGCCGAAGTCGACGGCGATGTCGTGCTCACGACCGTGCTCGCGGCCGCGTGCGGCCTCGTGTGTCGCCACGCACTGTCCGTCGACCCGCGAACCGGCGTCGCAACGGTGCGTGTCACAGCGGAGAATCCGACGAATCGCCCGCTCACGCTCGACTATCTCAGTGCCTTTTCGCTCGGTGGTCTGACTCCCTTCGCCGCGGACGACGCATCCGGTCGATTGCACATGCACCGCTTCCGCAGCGCGTGGAGCGCGGAAGGACGACACGAGGAGCGCACCCTTGAAGCGCTGCACCTCGAACGCTCGTGGACCGGCCACGGCGTGCGCAGCGAGCGTTTCGGTCAGGCGGGCTCCTTGCCGGTCAACGGCTGGTTCCCGTTCGTCGGTCTCGAAGACCGGGCTGCGGGCGTGACTTGGGCGGCGCAAGTCGCCACGCCCGGAACGTGGAATCTGGAAATTTTCCGCCGCGCGGATCAGGTCGCGCTCAGTGGCGGCGGCCCCGATCGGCTCGCCGGCGAGTGGCGGCACCCGCTGGCGCCGGGTGCGAGCGTGACTGCGCCGGAGGCCTTTCTGACGGTCGCCGTCGGAGGCGTGGACGAAGCCTGTGACCGTCTGCTGAACGCCGCGCGGGGGCGCGCAGAACCGTTGCCAACAGGCGAGGCGGAGCTGCCCGTCGTCTTCAACGAATGGTGCACGTCGTGGGGGCATCCAACGCACGATTCGCTCGTCGCGCTCGCCGACCGGCTCGCCGGCACGGGCGTGCGCTACTTGGTGATCGACGACGGCTGGGCGGAACGACCGGGCGACCAATTCCAACAGAATGGCGACTGGCGCGTGAACCGCCGCGCGTTTCCCGGCGGCTTGCGCGCGACGACGGCGGCGATCCGCGCGCGCGGATTGGTGCCGGGCCTGTGGTTCGAATTCGAGGCCATCAATCTCGGTTCGGCGGCGTGGCACGAGACGTCGCATCAACTCCACCGCGACGGCGTGCCGCTGGAGGTAGGCCCGCGCCGCTTCTGGGATTTCCGCGATCCGTGGGTGCACGATTTTCTCGCGGAGCGCGTATTGGCGCGCCTGCGCGACGACGGTTTCGGCTACCTCAAGGTCGATTGCAATGACTCGATCGGCCCCGGCGTCGACGGACCGCTTTCGCCCGGGGAAAATCTCCGCGAACACCTCGCGGGCGTGCAGCGGTTCTTCGCGCGATTGCGGCGCGAGTTGCCGGACCTCGTGATCGAAAACTGTTCGTCCGGTGGGCATCGGCTGGAGCCATCGATGATGGCGCTGACGGCGATGAGCTCGTTTTCCGATGCGCACGAGACGTCGGACATCCCGTTGATCGCGGCGAATCTCAACCCGCTCGTCTGGTCGGCGCAGAAACAGATTTGGGCGGTGTTGCGGGCGGGCGACAGCCCCGCGCGGCTGAACTACTCGCTCGCCGCCACCTTCCTCGGCCGCATGTGCCTCTCGGGCGATGTCGGCGCGCTGGACGAGGCGCGGTGGGCGCGCCTGGCGGAGGCGATCGCGTTTTATCGGGAAGTGGCGCCGTTGATTCGCGACGGCGTTGCGCGGTGCCGCCGCTCGACGGGTGAATCGCTGGCGCGGCCAACGGGAAACCAAGTCGTGACCTTCACGAGCTCGGACGGGCGTCGGGTGCTCGCCGTCTGGCACGCGTTCGCCGATGCGCCCGCGGTGCTGCAACTTGCCTTGCCCGGCGCGCGGAGTTGGCGCGTGGCAAATGCCTGGGGCGATGCGGCTCCGACGATGGCGGATGCGAAAACCGTCAGCTGGCACCCGAGCGCGGAGTGGGTGGGCGGCGTGATTTTGCTCCACGCTGACGTGGATTGA
- a CDS encoding alpha/beta hydrolase fold domain-containing protein, whose protein sequence is MPRSPRFPLRRWLVPLFALLLAGALRAGPVRIMAVGDSITAGADFFSCYRYPLWEKLFAAGYVVEFVGTQTSATRIGPLAHEGYGGKNTEFLAATVPAHFLTHPADIVLLHSGHNHSVEERPVAGIVAATEKLIAAFRAANPHVTVLLAQVIPAGKLPKYSYLSELNAALAALAQRLDRPAQRIVLVDQVSGFDWAADTVADKVHPNARGAEKMAQCWFEALRTVLPKPAREFAPRRLTYKHTANAELQLHVFAPQLGRAPSPSHGRPAIVFFYGGGWTHGTPLQFYPECAFFADHGLVALSADYRIASAHGATPFDSAADARSALRWVRAHAHELGVDPDRIAAAGASAGGQLAAITALATGPDDATDDPGVSPQPDALLLWYPILDTSAAGYGHALFGERFAELSPLALVRAAPERLPPTLILMGDADNATPPATLRAFESAAQAARRNCAVVVFPGGKHPLYAYREGGEPGRSQTLAAAVKFLERLGWLPVH, encoded by the coding sequence ATGCCCCGCTCCCCGCGTTTTCCGCTCCGCCGCTGGCTCGTCCCGCTCTTCGCGCTCCTGCTCGCCGGCGCGTTGCGCGCCGGACCCGTCCGCATCATGGCGGTGGGTGACTCGATCACCGCCGGCGCCGACTTCTTCTCCTGCTACCGCTATCCGCTCTGGGAAAAACTGTTCGCGGCGGGCTACGTCGTCGAATTCGTCGGCACGCAGACGAGCGCCACGCGCATCGGCCCGCTCGCGCATGAAGGCTACGGCGGCAAGAACACCGAATTTCTCGCCGCCACGGTGCCAGCGCATTTTCTCACCCACCCGGCGGATATCGTGCTGCTTCACAGCGGCCACAACCACTCGGTCGAGGAAAGGCCCGTGGCCGGCATCGTCGCCGCGACGGAGAAACTGATTGCCGCCTTCCGCGCCGCGAACCCGCACGTCACCGTGCTGCTCGCTCAGGTGATCCCCGCCGGCAAGCTCCCAAAGTATTCCTACCTGTCGGAACTGAACGCCGCCCTTGCTGCCCTCGCCCAGCGACTCGACCGCCCCGCGCAACGCATCGTCCTCGTCGATCAGGTGAGTGGTTTCGATTGGGCGGCCGATACGGTCGCCGACAAGGTTCATCCGAACGCCCGCGGAGCGGAAAAAATGGCGCAGTGCTGGTTTGAGGCGCTGCGCACGGTGCTGCCGAAGCCCGCCCGCGAGTTCGCGCCGCGACGTCTGACCTACAAGCACACCGCCAATGCGGAGCTGCAGCTGCATGTGTTCGCGCCGCAGCTCGGCCGCGCGCCGTCTCCGTCGCACGGCCGTCCTGCCATCGTGTTCTTTTACGGCGGCGGTTGGACGCACGGCACGCCGCTGCAATTTTATCCTGAGTGCGCCTTCTTCGCGGACCACGGCCTCGTCGCCCTCAGCGCCGACTACCGCATCGCGTCCGCGCATGGTGCCACGCCGTTCGACAGCGCCGCCGACGCCCGTTCGGCACTCCGCTGGGTGCGGGCCCACGCGCACGAACTCGGCGTCGACCCCGATCGCATCGCCGCCGCCGGCGCCTCGGCGGGCGGGCAACTCGCTGCGATCACCGCGTTGGCGACGGGACCCGACGATGCCACCGACGATCCGGGCGTCTCGCCGCAACCCGACGCGCTGCTGCTCTGGTATCCAATCCTCGACACGAGCGCGGCCGGCTACGGCCACGCCTTGTTCGGCGAGCGTTTCGCCGAACTCTCGCCGCTCGCCCTCGTCCGCGCCGCACCGGAGCGCCTGCCACCGACGCTCATCCTGATGGGCGATGCGGACAACGCCACGCCCCCGGCCACTCTGCGTGCCTTCGAATCCGCTGCGCAGGCCGCGCGGCGCAACTGCGCGGTCGTCGTTTTTCCGGGCGGGAAACACCCGCTCTACGCCTACCGCGAAGGCGGGGAGCCTGGCCGCAGCCAAACCCTGGCCGCCGCGGTGAAATTCCTCGAGCGACTCGGCTGGCTGCCGGTTCACTGA
- a CDS encoding TonB-dependent receptor has product MNISRFGSRVLAALGCLASAPWLAAQALPSTTPPPEGDKVVQLSVFEVRSRRDSAYVADKSVATTGFATELSKIPLAINVVTAQFLDDTGGFGFNGVANYLAGFTTDQGGMDGGTRNSAGIDPTVGAVTGGEPLRTRIRGQPINISQRNGLPMKFGFGTENVDRVEVARGPMSVFIGGSTLGGVMNLVTAKPQFAPAYKFNVKVDSNDSYAFKADLTGPIYKDKVAYRLIAQYSDDNTWRDSSNSTTFFINPQVTWTPFRKLTTRLEYAHRDLRGNMVSNSMQSTAAYQADYDNPSQALLDLGKNRTGALAGIPYTVAEYRTRIARTFANWRLDKFNVDGRWRSLGEGESFTAGDWAGGYDANHFGAHDFFSTKYDLVEGEANLLLTDWLEVRAVGRWADQHSYTTFFSNALRRYPDGSTPLLSATTTATKREEIPLTGKLEAVFTKEFLKVKHKLLAGYEAAYNQAWSVNPTFNFNSLAAVTGSSNVTGSPASLTGSNILNYFDPRVHSVPNYESILTWADDTLAPGVTAQSYSRIYPEAGYAAYSGSFWKDRVTVFGGYRNTRIQQDSWNLDRNRTRLQRFLHTDQTTTDSYTVGLVYEPFPGLNFYASQNVGTEAVPAGSLINAASGFTALVTPEERAANPVPDLEGVGREAGLKVEFFDRRLIGRVGVFKLTRHNTVIIDNERTANDPRNVGTAVDPNPATQNLAQTAKVQWNRTIDGNTSAGIEIGFTWMPNRNYTMTFEASHLWTNKLTLSKPLTGTAATAQSMIDYSILNGRPLDNTPDDTVRVWQKYSFTEGKLKDLWLGLGVRYQTSVMPLASNSSWGTVLPGWTVFDAAIGHRVTVASRPVDLQLNIENLTDKLYSAGGRTWSNPRTLTFSATTRF; this is encoded by the coding sequence ATGAACATCTCCCGCTTTGGCTCCCGGGTTCTCGCCGCCCTTGGCTGTCTGGCCAGCGCTCCCTGGCTCGCCGCGCAAGCGCTGCCGTCGACGACTCCGCCGCCGGAAGGCGACAAGGTCGTGCAACTTTCCGTCTTCGAGGTGCGCAGCCGTCGCGACTCGGCCTATGTGGCCGACAAATCCGTCGCGACGACCGGCTTCGCCACCGAACTTTCCAAGATTCCCCTCGCGATCAACGTCGTCACTGCGCAGTTCCTCGATGACACGGGCGGCTTCGGCTTCAACGGCGTCGCGAATTACCTCGCGGGCTTCACCACGGACCAAGGCGGCATGGACGGCGGCACGCGCAATTCGGCGGGCATCGATCCGACTGTCGGCGCCGTCACCGGCGGCGAGCCGCTGCGCACCCGCATCCGCGGCCAGCCGATCAACATCAGCCAGCGCAACGGCCTGCCGATGAAGTTCGGCTTCGGCACCGAAAACGTCGACCGCGTCGAGGTCGCCCGCGGCCCCATGTCCGTGTTCATCGGCGGTTCGACACTCGGCGGCGTGATGAACCTCGTCACCGCCAAGCCGCAGTTCGCGCCCGCCTACAAGTTCAACGTCAAGGTCGACTCCAACGACAGCTACGCCTTCAAGGCCGACCTCACCGGCCCGATCTACAAGGACAAGGTCGCCTACCGCCTGATCGCGCAATACAGCGACGACAACACCTGGCGCGACTCCAGCAACTCGACCACGTTCTTCATCAATCCGCAGGTGACGTGGACTCCGTTCCGCAAGCTCACCACCCGCCTCGAATACGCCCATCGCGACCTGCGCGGCAACATGGTGAGCAACTCCATGCAGTCCACCGCGGCCTACCAGGCGGACTACGACAATCCCTCGCAAGCGCTGCTCGATCTCGGCAAGAACCGCACCGGCGCGCTGGCCGGCATTCCCTACACCGTGGCGGAATACCGCACGCGCATCGCCCGCACCTTCGCCAACTGGCGCCTCGACAAGTTCAATGTCGACGGCCGCTGGCGCTCCCTCGGCGAGGGCGAGAGCTTCACCGCCGGCGACTGGGCGGGCGGATACGACGCCAACCACTTCGGGGCACATGACTTTTTCTCCACCAAATACGATCTCGTCGAAGGCGAAGCCAATCTGCTGCTCACCGATTGGCTCGAGGTCCGCGCCGTCGGCCGCTGGGCCGATCAGCACAGCTACACCACCTTCTTCAGCAACGCGCTCCGCCGCTACCCGGACGGCAGCACGCCGCTGCTCTCCGCGACGACGACCGCCACGAAGCGCGAGGAAATCCCCCTCACCGGCAAGCTCGAGGCCGTGTTCACCAAGGAATTCCTCAAGGTGAAGCACAAGCTCCTCGCGGGCTACGAAGCGGCCTACAATCAGGCTTGGTCCGTCAATCCGACCTTCAATTTCAACAGCCTCGCCGCCGTCACCGGCTCGTCCAACGTCACCGGCTCGCCCGCCAGCCTGACCGGCTCGAATATCCTCAACTACTTCGATCCGCGCGTGCACAGCGTGCCGAACTACGAATCCATCCTCACGTGGGCCGACGACACGCTCGCCCCGGGCGTGACCGCCCAGAGCTACTCGCGCATCTACCCCGAGGCCGGTTACGCCGCCTACAGCGGCAGTTTCTGGAAGGACCGCGTCACGGTCTTCGGCGGCTATCGCAACACGCGCATCCAGCAGGACTCCTGGAATCTCGATCGCAACCGCACCCGCCTGCAACGCTTCCTCCACACGGACCAGACCACCACGGACTCCTACACGGTCGGCCTCGTCTATGAACCGTTCCCCGGCCTCAACTTCTATGCCAGCCAGAACGTCGGCACGGAGGCCGTGCCCGCCGGCTCGCTCATCAACGCCGCCTCCGGCTTCACCGCGCTCGTCACGCCCGAGGAACGCGCCGCCAATCCCGTGCCCGACCTCGAAGGCGTCGGCCGCGAGGCCGGCCTCAAGGTCGAGTTCTTCGACCGCCGCCTCATCGGTCGCGTCGGTGTGTTCAAGCTCACCCGCCACAACACCGTCATCATCGACAACGAGCGCACGGCCAACGATCCGCGCAATGTCGGCACGGCCGTCGACCCCAACCCGGCCACGCAGAACCTCGCGCAAACCGCCAAGGTCCAGTGGAACCGCACCATCGATGGCAACACCTCCGCCGGCATCGAGATCGGCTTCACCTGGATGCCGAATCGCAATTACACGATGACCTTCGAAGCCAGCCATCTCTGGACCAACAAGCTCACGCTCTCCAAGCCGCTCACCGGCACCGCTGCCACCGCGCAGTCGATGATCGACTATTCGATTCTCAATGGCCGCCCGCTCGACAACACGCCGGACGACACCGTCCGCGTCTGGCAAAAATACTCCTTCACCGAGGGCAAGCTGAAGGACCTCTGGCTCGGCCTCGGTGTGCGTTACCAGACTTCCGTCATGCCGCTGGCCAGCAATTCCTCGTGGGGCACCGTCCTGCCGGGCTGGACCGTGTTCGACGCGGCGATCGGCCACCGCGTGACTGTCGCCAGTCGCCCCGTCGATCTGCAGCTCAACATCGAGAACCTGACCGACAAGCTCTACTCCGCCGGCGGCCGCACTTGGTCGAACCCGCGCACGCTGACCTTCTCGGCTACCACGCGCTTCTGA